The Pseudomonas fluorescens genome includes a window with the following:
- a CDS encoding DegQ family serine endoprotease: protein MSIPRLKTYLSILATVLVLGQAVPAVAVELPDFTQLVEQASPAVVNISTTQKLPDRRVSDQQMPDLEGLPPMLREFFERGMPQQPRSPGGGRQREAQSLGSGFIISSDGYILTNNHVIADADEILVRLADRSELKAKLIGTDPRSDVALLKIEGKDLPVLKLGKSQDLKAGQWVVAIGSPFGFDHTVTQGIVSAIGRSLPNENYVPFIQTDVPINPGNSGGPLFNLAGEVVGINSQIYTRSGGFMGVSFAIPIDVAMDVSNQLKSEGKVSRGWLGVVIQEVNKDLAESFGLEKPAGALVAQIQEGGPAAKGGLQVGDVILSMNGQPIVMSADLPHLVGALKAGAKANLEVIREGKRKNVELTVGAIPEEGKELDSLPKSGVERSSNRLGVAVAELTEEQKRTLELQGGVVIKEVQDGPAALIGLQPGDIITHLNNQAIGSAKEFTDIAKALPKNRSVSMRVLRQGRASFITFKLAE, encoded by the coding sequence ATGTCGATACCACGCTTGAAAACCTATCTCTCTATCCTTGCCACCGTGCTTGTGCTCGGCCAGGCCGTTCCTGCCGTGGCGGTCGAGTTGCCCGACTTTACGCAATTGGTCGAGCAGGCGTCGCCCGCCGTAGTGAACATCAGCACGACCCAGAAACTGCCGGATCGCCGCGTGTCGGACCAGCAAATGCCGGACCTTGAAGGTTTGCCGCCGATGCTGCGTGAGTTCTTCGAACGCGGCATGCCGCAACAACCCCGTTCGCCTGGCGGTGGTCGCCAGCGCGAAGCGCAATCCCTGGGGTCGGGTTTCATTATTTCGTCTGATGGCTACATCCTGACCAACAACCATGTGATCGCCGATGCCGACGAAATCCTGGTACGCCTGGCCGATCGCAGTGAGCTCAAGGCCAAGCTGATCGGCACCGATCCGCGTTCCGACGTGGCGCTGTTGAAAATCGAAGGCAAGGATCTGCCCGTGCTCAAGCTGGGCAAATCCCAGGACCTGAAAGCCGGCCAATGGGTCGTGGCCATTGGTTCGCCGTTCGGCTTCGACCACACCGTGACCCAGGGTATTGTCAGCGCCATCGGTCGCAGCCTGCCGAACGAAAACTACGTGCCCTTCATCCAGACCGACGTGCCGATCAATCCGGGTAACTCCGGTGGCCCGCTGTTCAACCTCGCGGGTGAAGTCGTCGGCATCAACTCCCAGATCTATACCCGTTCGGGTGGTTTCATGGGCGTGTCCTTCGCGATTCCGATCGACGTTGCCATGGACGTGTCCAACCAACTGAAAAGCGAAGGCAAGGTGAGCCGCGGCTGGTTGGGCGTGGTCATTCAGGAAGTGAACAAGGACCTGGCCGAGTCGTTCGGGCTGGAAAAGCCGGCCGGTGCGCTGGTGGCGCAGATCCAGGAAGGTGGCCCGGCTGCCAAGGGCGGCCTGCAAGTGGGTGACGTGATCCTGAGCATGAATGGTCAGCCGATCGTCATGTCCGCCGACCTGCCGCACTTGGTAGGTGCCCTCAAGGCCGGTGCCAAGGCCAATCTGGAAGTGATTCGTGAAGGCAAGCGCAAGAACGTCGAATTGACCGTCGGCGCCATTCCTGAAGAAGGCAAGGAGTTGGATTCGCTGCCCAAGTCTGGCGTCGAGCGCAGCAGCAACCGTCTGGGCGTGGCTGTGGCCGAGCTGACCGAAGAGCAGAAGCGCACCCTGGAGCTTCAGGGCGGTGTGGTGATCAAGGAGGTGCAGGATGGTCCTGCCGCCCTGATCGGCCTTCAGCCGGGCGATATCATTACGCACCTGAACAACCAGGCCATCGGTTCCGCCAAGGAGTTCACCGACATCGCCAAGGCGTTGCCGAAGAATCGTTCGGTCTCGATGCGGGTCCTGCGCCAGGGGCGTGCGAGCTTCATCACCTTCAAGCTGGCCGAATGA
- a CDS encoding MucB/RseB C-terminal domain-containing protein, which translates to MRAIPLFTLLLGGWCVIPAHADEAQDWLNRLSQAEQQQSFQGTFVYERNGSFSTHNIWHRVQDGKVRERLLQLDGSAQEVLRIDGHTQCVSGSLIAGLGNTPDGTSRALDPQKLKNWYDLAVIGKSRVAGRQAVIVAMTPKDQHRYGFELHLDKETGLPLKSLLLNDKGQLLERFQFTRLNVAAPTDGDLQASAECKAVTQDSAKVVAVKAAWHSDWLPPGFELSSSAVRKDPDTQVQVNSLMYDDGLARFSVFLEPLNGANATDTRTQLGPTAAVSRRLTTPQGEMMVTVVGEIPIGTAERIALSMRSDVTATQ; encoded by the coding sequence TTGCGCGCCATACCTCTATTCACGCTTCTGCTTGGTGGCTGGTGTGTGATTCCAGCCCATGCCGATGAGGCTCAGGATTGGTTGAATCGCCTGAGTCAAGCCGAGCAGCAGCAGAGCTTCCAGGGCACTTTCGTTTACGAGCGCAACGGTAGTTTTTCTACCCATAACATCTGGCATCGCGTCCAGGATGGCAAAGTCCGCGAGCGGTTACTCCAGCTCGACGGCTCGGCACAGGAAGTCCTGCGCATTGATGGGCATACTCAATGCGTCAGTGGCTCCTTGATCGCGGGGCTGGGCAATACGCCTGACGGCACCTCACGTGCGCTCGATCCGCAAAAACTCAAGAATTGGTATGACCTGGCCGTCATTGGCAAGTCGCGCGTGGCCGGGCGTCAAGCGGTCATTGTGGCGATGACGCCAAAGGACCAGCATCGCTATGGTTTCGAGCTGCACCTGGATAAAGAGACCGGCTTGCCGCTCAAGTCCCTGTTGCTCAATGACAAGGGCCAGTTGCTCGAACGTTTCCAGTTCACCCGCTTGAATGTCGCCGCGCCGACAGACGGTGATCTGCAAGCCAGCGCCGAATGCAAGGCTGTCACGCAGGATTCCGCCAAGGTCGTCGCGGTGAAAGCCGCCTGGCACTCGGACTGGCTTCCGCCTGGGTTCGAGCTGTCCAGCAGTGCCGTGCGCAAGGACCCGGACACTCAGGTCCAGGTCAACAGCTTGATGTACGACGATGGCCTGGCGCGCTTCTCGGTGTTCCTGGAGCCGTTGAACGGTGCCAACGCCACTGATACCCGTACTCAGCTCGGCCCGACGGCTGCCGTCTCCCGCAGGCTCACGACGCCCCAGGGCGAGATGATGGTCACGGTGGTCGGTGAGATTCCTATCGGTACGGCGGAACGGATTGCGCTTTCCATGCGCTCCGACGTCACGGCAACTCAATAG
- a CDS encoding sigma-E factor negative regulatory protein, giving the protein MSREALQESLSAVMDNEADELELRRVLNAFDDVETRETWARYQIARAVMHKDLLLPRLDIAAAVSAALADEAVPAKASRGPWRSLGRLAVAASVTVAVLAGVRLYNQDEIAGVQMAQQSNQPGLAAPQVKGPAVLAGYSEGSETAGPMVNGVLQGQPGWHDQRLPNYLRQHAQQAALKGTESALPYARAASMENR; this is encoded by the coding sequence ATGAGTCGTGAAGCCCTGCAGGAATCGCTGTCCGCAGTGATGGATAACGAAGCGGACGAACTGGAATTGCGTCGGGTATTGAATGCCTTCGACGATGTTGAAACCCGTGAGACCTGGGCTCGTTACCAGATCGCCCGGGCCGTGATGCACAAGGATTTGTTGCTTCCACGCCTGGACATCGCTGCGGCAGTTTCCGCTGCATTGGCTGACGAAGCCGTACCGGCTAAAGCCTCTCGCGGACCATGGCGCAGCCTGGGTCGCCTGGCAGTAGCCGCTTCGGTCACCGTGGCCGTACTGGCCGGTGTGCGCCTGTACAACCAGGATGAGATTGCCGGCGTGCAGATGGCGCAGCAATCCAACCAGCCTGGCCTGGCCGCTCCACAGGTCAAGGGTCCAGCGGTACTGGCCGGTTACAGCGAAGGCTCGGAAACCGCGGGCCCAATGGTCAATGGTGTTCTGCAAGGCCAACCTGGCTGGCATGATCAGCGTCTGCCCAACTACCTGCGTCAGCATGCTCAGCAAGCTGCCCTGAAAGGTACTGAAAGCGCACTGCCTTACGCCCGTGCAGCCAGCATGGAAAATCGTTAA
- the rpoE gene encoding RNA polymerase sigma factor RpoE → MLTQEEDQQLVERVQRGDKRAFDLLVLKYQHKILGLIVRFVHDTHEAQDVAQEAFIKAYRALGNFRGDSAFYTWLYRIAINTAKNYLVSRGRRPPDSDVSSEDAEFYDGDHGLKDLESPERALLRDEIEGTVHRTIQQLPEDLRTALTLREFDGLSYEDIASVMQCPVGTVRSRIFRAREAIDKALQPLLQEN, encoded by the coding sequence ATGCTAACCCAGGAAGAGGATCAGCAGCTGGTCGAGCGCGTCCAACGCGGCGACAAGCGAGCTTTCGATCTGCTAGTGCTTAAATACCAGCACAAAATTCTCGGGTTGATCGTGCGTTTCGTGCACGACACCCATGAAGCGCAAGATGTCGCTCAGGAAGCCTTCATCAAGGCCTACCGCGCACTTGGTAATTTTCGCGGGGACAGCGCGTTTTATACGTGGCTTTACCGCATCGCCATCAACACGGCGAAAAACTATCTGGTTTCACGCGGCCGCCGGCCGCCGGATAGCGATGTAAGTTCTGAGGATGCCGAGTTCTATGATGGCGATCATGGCCTCAAGGATCTCGAGTCACCAGAACGTGCGTTGCTGCGGGATGAGATCGAAGGCACCGTCCATCGAACCATCCAGCAATTGCCCGAAGATTTGCGTACGGCTTTAACTTTACGCGAGTTCGACGGTCTGAGTTACGAAGACATTGCGAGCGTCATGCAATGTCCTGTAGGCACCGTGCGCTCCCGGATCTTCCGCGCCCGGGAGGCCATTGATAAAGCCCTGCAACCTTTGTTGCAGGAAAACTAG
- the nadB gene encoding L-aspartate oxidase produces MSQQFQHDVLVIGSGAAGLSLALTLPAHLRIAVLSKGDLANGSTFWAQGGVAAVLDDTDTIESHVDDTLNAGGGLCNPQAVRFTVEHSREAIQWLIDQGVPFTRDEQSGTEDGGFEFHLTREGGHSHRRIIHAADATGAAIFKTLLAQARLRPNIELLEQRVAVDLITEKRLGLDGDRCLGAYVLNRGTGEVDTYGARFVILASGGAAKVYLYTSNPDGACGDGIAMAWRSGCRVANLEFNQFHPTCLYHPLAKSFLITEALRGEGAHLKLPNGERFMQRFDPRAELAPRDIVARAIDHEMKRLGIDCVYLDISHKPEAFIKSHFPTVYERCLEFSIDITKQPIPVVPAAHYTCGGVMVDQQGRTDVPGLYAIGETSFTGLHGANRMASNSLLECFVYARSAAADILAQLPQIAVPAALPSWDASQVTDSDEDVIIAHNWDELRRFMWDYVGIVRTNKRLQRAQHRVRLLLDEIDEFYSNYKVSRDLIELRNLAQVAELMIRSAMERKESRGLHYTLDYPNLLPEALDTILVPPTYAD; encoded by the coding sequence ATGAGCCAACAGTTTCAACACGATGTTCTGGTAATCGGCAGCGGAGCCGCCGGATTGAGCCTTGCACTGACGTTGCCTGCGCATTTGCGCATTGCAGTACTGAGCAAGGGCGACCTGGCCAACGGTTCGACCTTCTGGGCCCAGGGCGGCGTCGCCGCCGTACTGGACGATACCGACACCATTGAGTCCCATGTCGACGACACCCTCAACGCCGGTGGTGGCCTTTGCAATCCACAGGCGGTGCGTTTCACCGTGGAACACAGCAGGGAAGCCATCCAGTGGCTGATCGACCAAGGCGTACCGTTTACCCGTGACGAACAATCGGGCACCGAAGACGGCGGTTTCGAGTTCCACTTGACGCGCGAAGGCGGTCACAGCCATCGACGCATCATCCATGCGGCTGACGCCACCGGTGCAGCGATCTTCAAGACCCTGCTCGCCCAGGCGCGACTGCGGCCGAACATCGAGTTGCTGGAACAGCGCGTCGCGGTCGACCTGATCACCGAAAAACGCCTGGGCCTGGACGGCGATCGCTGCCTCGGTGCCTACGTGCTCAATCGCGGCACCGGTGAAGTCGATACCTACGGTGCGCGCTTCGTCATCCTGGCGTCCGGCGGCGCAGCGAAAGTCTACCTTTATACCAGCAACCCCGACGGCGCCTGCGGCGATGGCATTGCCATGGCCTGGCGTTCGGGTTGCCGGGTGGCGAACCTGGAGTTCAACCAGTTTCACCCCACCTGCCTCTATCACCCGCTGGCCAAGAGTTTCCTGATCACCGAAGCCCTGCGTGGAGAAGGGGCCCACCTCAAACTGCCCAACGGCGAACGCTTCATGCAACGCTTCGATCCGCGCGCCGAACTGGCGCCGCGCGACATCGTCGCCCGGGCCATCGACCACGAAATGAAGCGCCTGGGTATCGATTGCGTTTACCTGGACATCAGCCACAAGCCCGAAGCGTTCATCAAGAGCCACTTCCCGACGGTGTACGAACGCTGCCTGGAGTTCTCCATCGACATCACCAAGCAGCCGATTCCGGTGGTGCCGGCAGCGCATTACACCTGCGGTGGCGTGATGGTCGACCAACAGGGCCGCACCGACGTGCCTGGCCTGTATGCCATTGGCGAAACCAGCTTCACCGGCCTGCACGGCGCCAACCGCATGGCCAGCAACTCGCTGTTGGAATGCTTCGTCTACGCCCGCTCGGCGGCGGCAGACATCCTGGCGCAATTGCCGCAGATTGCCGTTCCAGCCGCCCTGCCCTCGTGGGACGCCAGCCAGGTCACCGATTCGGATGAAGACGTGATCATCGCGCACAACTGGGACGAACTACGGCGATTCATGTGGGACTACGTGGGCATCGTGCGCACCAACAAGCGCCTGCAACGAGCACAACATCGGGTGCGCTTGCTGCTGGATGAAATCGACGAGTTCTACAGCAACTATAAAGTCAGTCGGGACCTGATCGAACTGCGCAACCTGGCCCAGGTGGCCGAACTGATGATTCGCTCGGCCATGGAACGCAAGGAAAGCCGGGGACTGCATTACACCCTCGACTACCCGAACCTGCTGCCCGAGGCACTGGACACTATCCTGGTGCCGCCCACCTACGCCGACTGA
- a CDS encoding protein YgfX encodes MSSPSNRFECRWQASGQLLAAYLLAQVFALGSLCLLSVPSWFAALGIVLCLAHGAWVIPRYVVLTHRRAFCGLRRNAAGWQLWSRADGWRAVQLRPDSLALPMIVVLRFRVQGERRVRSVCVPRDALAPDVHRRLRVQLRFSRRRWAAPG; translated from the coding sequence GTGTCCAGCCCAAGTAATCGCTTCGAATGCCGCTGGCAGGCCTCCGGGCAACTGCTGGCGGCTTATCTGCTGGCCCAGGTGTTCGCCCTGGGTTCGTTGTGCCTGTTGTCCGTCCCATCCTGGTTCGCAGCGCTCGGCATTGTATTGTGCCTGGCCCATGGTGCTTGGGTGATCCCCCGATATGTCGTGCTGACCCATCGCCGGGCTTTCTGCGGGTTGCGTCGTAATGCCGCTGGCTGGCAACTCTGGAGCCGGGCCGATGGGTGGCGGGCTGTGCAACTGCGCCCCGATAGCCTGGCGCTGCCGATGATCGTCGTGCTGCGTTTTCGCGTGCAGGGTGAACGGCGGGTCCGGTCGGTGTGTGTGCCGCGCGATGCGCTGGCGCCGGATGTTCATCGGCGCCTGCGGGTGCAGCTCAGGTTCAGTCGGCGTAGGTGGGCGGCACCAGGATAG
- a CDS encoding succinate dehydrogenase assembly factor 2 translates to MVEDVELNRLYWHSRRGMLELDVLLVPFVKEVYPHLNEVDRACYVRLLECEDQDMFGWFMERSESEDPELQRMVRMILDRVQPK, encoded by the coding sequence ATGGTCGAAGATGTTGAACTGAATCGCCTCTACTGGCACAGCCGCCGCGGCATGCTTGAGCTGGACGTGTTGCTGGTGCCATTCGTCAAAGAGGTCTATCCCCATCTCAATGAAGTGGACCGCGCGTGCTATGTCCGCCTGCTCGAATGCGAGGATCAGGACATGTTCGGCTGGTTCATGGAGCGCAGTGAATCCGAAGACCCTGAGTTGCAGCGCATGGTCCGGATGATTCTGGACCGTGTCCAGCCCAAGTAA
- a CDS encoding YgfZ/GcvT domain-containing protein — MADSAFFCTLSHEGVLAVRGVDASKFLQGQLTCNLDYLSDRRASLGARCTQKGRMQSSFRILLEGDGVLMAMAAELLEPQLADLKKYAVFSKSKLTNESAAWVRFGLENADKALTDLGLELPSDTDSVARHEALIAIRVSPGRAELWAPAEQAQTLRTRLGAELAEADLNPWLLGQIRAGIGQVMPATRELFIPQMLNLQAVGGVSFKKGCYTGQEIVARMQYLGKLKRRLYRLQLDASELPEPGTALFSPTHGSSIGEVVIAARGEGNIELLAVLQAEAAEDDNLHLGALEGPRLQLLDLPYELDRDREIQR; from the coding sequence ATGGCTGATTCCGCTTTTTTCTGCACCCTGTCCCACGAAGGCGTCCTCGCGGTCCGCGGCGTGGATGCCAGCAAATTCCTGCAAGGCCAATTGACCTGCAACCTCGACTACTTGAGCGACAGACGAGCCAGCCTCGGCGCCCGCTGCACCCAGAAAGGCCGGATGCAATCGAGCTTCCGCATTTTGCTCGAAGGTGACGGCGTGTTGATGGCCATGGCCGCCGAACTGCTCGAACCGCAACTGGCCGACTTGAAAAAATATGCCGTGTTCTCCAAATCCAAGCTCACCAACGAAAGTGCGGCCTGGGTTCGCTTCGGCCTGGAAAACGCCGACAAGGCGCTCACCGACCTGGGTCTCGAACTGCCGAGCGACACCGACAGCGTGGCTCGCCATGAAGCCTTGATCGCCATCCGCGTATCTCCCGGTCGCGCCGAATTGTGGGCCCCTGCCGAACAGGCACAGACGCTGCGAACCCGCCTGGGCGCAGAACTGGCCGAAGCGGACCTGAACCCCTGGCTGCTGGGCCAGATCCGCGCCGGAATCGGCCAGGTCATGCCGGCCACCCGCGAACTGTTCATCCCACAGATGCTCAACCTGCAAGCCGTCGGCGGCGTGAGTTTCAAGAAAGGCTGCTACACCGGCCAGGAAATCGTCGCCCGCATGCAATACCTGGGCAAGCTCAAGCGACGCCTGTATCGCCTGCAACTGGACGCCAGCGAACTGCCGGAACCCGGCACAGCGCTGTTCTCCCCCACGCATGGCAGTTCCATTGGCGAAGTGGTGATTGCCGCCCGCGGCGAAGGAAATATTGAACTGCTGGCAGTATTGCAGGCCGAAGCAGCAGAAGATGACAATCTGCACCTCGGCGCCTTGGAAGGCCCACGCCTTCAACTGTTGGACCTGCCTTACGAACTGGATCGCGACCGCGAAATCCAGCGCTGA
- a CDS encoding HDOD domain-containing protein, which translates to MSDLADKVQRDLVQAIDNDDLVLPTLPEVALQIRRAAEDPEISVSNLSKVIGRDTALSARLIKVVNSPLLRATQEVTDLHTAITRLGVNYSSNLAIGLVMEQIFHARSEVVELKMREVWGKSLEIAGVSYALCRGYTQLKPDQAALGGLVHQIGVLPILTYAQDNNELLSDPVSLNHVIETIHPVLGDKLLSVWEFPERLVKLPGLYLDFTRDSKQIDYVDLVQVAALYCYKDTDHPLSRIDVFSVPAFKKLGIDPDNKARCVDIEEARSMFY; encoded by the coding sequence ATGAGCGATTTGGCGGATAAGGTCCAACGGGATTTGGTGCAAGCCATCGATAACGACGACTTGGTTCTGCCGACATTACCGGAAGTGGCCCTGCAGATTCGCCGGGCCGCCGAAGACCCGGAAATCAGCGTCAGCAACCTGAGCAAAGTGATCGGCCGCGATACGGCCCTCTCGGCACGCCTGATAAAGGTGGTCAACAGCCCACTGCTGCGCGCCACGCAGGAAGTCACCGACCTGCACACGGCCATCACTCGATTGGGCGTCAACTACAGCAGCAACCTGGCCATCGGCCTGGTCATGGAGCAAATTTTCCACGCCCGCTCCGAGGTGGTGGAACTGAAGATGCGCGAGGTCTGGGGAAAGAGCCTGGAGATCGCCGGCGTCAGCTATGCGCTGTGTCGCGGTTACACCCAACTCAAGCCCGACCAGGCCGCGTTGGGTGGGCTGGTGCACCAGATCGGCGTGTTGCCGATCCTGACGTATGCGCAAGACAACAATGAATTGCTGTCGGACCCGGTCAGCCTCAACCACGTCATCGAAACGATTCACCCGGTGCTGGGGGACAAACTACTTAGCGTCTGGGAATTTCCGGAGCGGTTGGTGAAGCTGCCGGGGCTGTATCTGGATTTCACCCGGGATTCCAAGCAAATCGATTATGTCGACCTGGTGCAGGTCGCGGCGCTGTATTGCTACAAGGACACTGATCACCCGCTCAGCCGAATTGATGTGTTTTCAGTCCCGGCTTTCAAGAAACTGGGGATTGACCCGGACAACAAGGCCCGCTGCGTGGATATCGAAGAAGCGCGGTCGATGTTTTATTAA
- a CDS encoding sensor histidine kinase — protein MHKPDSLRWRLLRNLALLLVVLMLASGLSAYWNGREAADTAYDRTLLASARTIAAGLSARDGSLSADVPYVALDTFAYDSAGRIYYQVNDIDKKLISGYENLPGPPPGTPRTDDYPALARFYNARYQGQNVRVVSLLKAVSEPNMNGMAEIRVAETEEARVSMARGLMADTLLRLGMLAVGALLLVWFAVSAALRPLERLRTAVEERQSDDLRPLPLVEVQHELWPLVRALNHFTERLRGQFERQAQFIADAAHELRTPLAALKARLELGLRASEPATWRETLETAAQGTDRLTHLANQLLSLARVENGARAIAEGGAQLLDLSQLARELGMAMAPLAHARGVALALEADEPVWLRGEPTLLNELLSNLVDNALAHTPSGGNVILRVSAPAVLEVEDDGPGIPLHERDRVFERFYRRNQQVAGSGLGLAIVGEICRAHLAQITLHDGQERGLKVRVSFIPGSD, from the coding sequence ATGCATAAGCCCGACAGTCTGCGCTGGCGGCTGCTTCGCAACCTCGCGCTGCTGCTGGTGGTATTGATGCTCGCCAGCGGCTTGAGCGCCTATTGGAACGGTCGCGAGGCTGCCGACACCGCCTACGATCGGACCCTGCTGGCTTCGGCCAGGACCATCGCAGCGGGCCTTTCGGCGCGTGACGGCAGCCTCAGTGCGGATGTGCCCTACGTGGCCCTGGATACTTTCGCCTACGACAGCGCCGGACGCATTTATTACCAGGTCAATGACATCGACAAGAAGCTGATTTCCGGCTATGAAAACCTCCCCGGTCCGCCGCCCGGCACGCCGCGCACGGACGATTACCCAGCCCTGGCGCGCTTTTACAACGCTCGCTATCAGGGCCAGAACGTGCGGGTGGTGAGCCTGCTCAAGGCCGTGAGCGAGCCGAACATGAACGGCATGGCGGAAATTCGTGTAGCGGAGACCGAAGAGGCGCGGGTCAGCATGGCCCGCGGGCTGATGGCCGACACGCTGTTGCGCCTGGGCATGCTGGCCGTGGGCGCGCTGCTGTTGGTGTGGTTTGCAGTCAGCGCGGCATTGCGCCCGTTGGAACGCTTGCGCACGGCGGTGGAAGAGCGCCAGTCGGATGACCTGCGGCCATTGCCCCTGGTGGAAGTGCAGCATGAACTCTGGCCGCTGGTGCGCGCCCTCAACCATTTCACCGAGCGTCTGCGCGGGCAGTTCGAGCGTCAGGCGCAGTTCATCGCTGATGCCGCCCATGAGCTGCGCACGCCCTTGGCTGCACTCAAGGCCCGCCTTGAGCTGGGTTTGCGAGCCAGCGAACCGGCGACCTGGCGTGAAACCCTGGAAACTGCGGCCCAAGGTACTGACCGGTTAACCCACCTGGCTAACCAATTGCTGTCCTTGGCGCGTGTGGAAAACGGCGCCCGGGCCATTGCCGAGGGCGGCGCGCAACTGCTTGATCTCAGCCAGTTGGCTCGTGAGTTGGGCATGGCCATGGCCCCGCTGGCCCATGCCCGAGGGGTGGCGCTGGCCCTGGAAGCCGACGAGCCTGTGTGGTTGCGGGGCGAGCCGACCTTGTTGAACGAGTTGTTGAGCAACCTGGTGGACAACGCCCTGGCCCATACCCCATCGGGCGGCAATGTAATCCTGCGGGTTTCTGCGCCGGCCGTGCTGGAGGTCGAGGACGATGGCCCCGGCATTCCGCTGCACGAGCGGGATCGGGTGTTCGAGCGCTTCTATCGACGCAACCAGCAAGTGGCCGGCTCCGGCCTGGGGTTGGCGATCGTGGGTGAAATCTGCCGTGCCCACTTGGCGCAGATTACCTTGCATGATGGGCAGGAGCGGGGGTTGAAGGTGCGGGTGAGTTTTATCCCAGGTTCAGATTGA
- a CDS encoding response regulator produces the protein MRVLLVEDHLQLAESVAQALKSAGLTVDVLHDGVAADLALSSEEYAVAVLDVGLPRMDGFEVLARLRARGKTLPVLMLTARSDVKDRVHGLNLGADDYLAKPFELTELEARVKALLRRSVLGGERQQRCGGLVYDLDTRRFTLDDELLTLTSREQAVLEALIARPGRVMSKEQLAAQVFGLDEEASPDAIEIYVHRLRKKLDGHAVAIVTFRGLGYLLENRNA, from the coding sequence ATGCGTGTTCTGCTCGTCGAAGACCATCTGCAGCTCGCCGAAAGCGTTGCCCAAGCGCTCAAGAGTGCCGGTTTGACCGTGGACGTGCTGCACGACGGCGTCGCGGCCGACCTGGCCTTGAGCAGCGAGGAGTACGCCGTGGCGGTCCTGGATGTCGGGCTGCCGCGCATGGACGGTTTCGAGGTGCTGGCGCGTTTGCGGGCTCGCGGCAAGACTTTGCCCGTGCTGATGTTGACTGCCCGCAGCGACGTCAAGGACCGCGTCCACGGCCTCAACCTCGGTGCCGACGACTATCTGGCCAAGCCATTCGAACTCACTGAGCTGGAGGCCCGGGTCAAGGCCCTGCTGCGCCGCAGCGTACTGGGCGGCGAGCGCCAGCAGCGCTGTGGCGGGCTGGTCTATGACCTGGACACCCGCCGGTTTACCCTCGACGATGAACTGTTGACGCTGACGTCCCGTGAGCAAGCCGTGCTGGAGGCATTGATCGCCCGGCCGGGGCGGGTGATGAGCAAGGAGCAACTGGCGGCCCAGGTGTTCGGCCTGGACGAAGAGGCCAGCCCCGACGCCATCGAAATCTACGTCCATCGCTTACGCAAGAAACTCGATGGTCATGCGGTGGCGATCGTGACGTTCCGCGGCCTGGGCTACCTGCTGGAAAATCGCAATGCATAA